A genomic region of Scyliorhinus canicula chromosome 4, sScyCan1.1, whole genome shotgun sequence contains the following coding sequences:
- the si:ch211-121a2.4 gene encoding transmembrane protein 205, with amino-acid sequence MPSVAAAMATEGEPTTFAKLLHLMFLSTFWGMQIWVTFISGLIMGSNLTRHTFGFIQSRLFPYYFHLGSACAFFNLTIFTMYHPSELLNEEETFQIIILFICVTVAGLNAQWFGKITSEIMADMHLIEQSCGLGKDIGLSINREAYNKLKESNPKYKKFSHQLTLYHNTSSLCNLCCIICNGISLYFMAAKLSTL; translated from the exons ATGCCATCTGTTGCAGCTGCCatggctactgaaggagaacctACAACGTTTGCCAAACTTCTCCACCTGATGTTCCTGTCTACATTCTGGGGAATGCAGATATGGGTCACATTTATATCAG GTCTGATCATGGGCAGTAACCTCACAAGACACACATTTGGCTTCATTCAGAGCAGACTCTTTCCATATTACTTTCACCTTGGATCTGCCTGTGCTTTCTTTAACTTAACCATCTTTACAATGTATCACCCTAGTGAACTGTTAAACGAAGAAGAGACATTTCAG aTTATCATTCTCTTTATCTGTGTGACTGTTGCGGGGCTCAATGCCCAATGGTTTGGCAAGATAACTTCTGAAATCATGGCCGATATGCATCTGATTGAACAGAGTTGTGGGCTGGGGAAGGATATTGGATTGTCAATCAACAGAGAGGCCTATAACAAGCTGAAGGAGAGTAATCCCAAATACAAGAAGTTTTCACACCAACTAACACTGTATCACAACACCTCCTCTTTGTGTAACTTGTGTTGCATCATCTGTAATGGGATAAGTTTGTACTTCATGGCAGCCAAGTTATCCACATTATAA